In Planifilum fimeticola, a genomic segment contains:
- a CDS encoding ABC transporter ATP-binding protein — protein MTILQVKDLVKTYGKDNTTVMALNGVSFSVEKGEFVAVVGASGSGKSTLMHLIGGVDRPTSGSVVVDGVEIFKLNESELAIFRRRKIGIIYQFYNLIPTLTVQENIMLPCLLDNRKPDPDKLRTILETIGLTDRAKHLPNELSGGQQQRVAVGRALINNPALILADEPTGNLDSKSSREVIDLLKRSNQQYNQTLLVITHDEKIARQADRVITISDGQIVRDEVLRR, from the coding sequence ATGACGATTTTACAAGTCAAAGACCTGGTAAAGACGTATGGCAAAGACAACACAACCGTTATGGCTTTGAACGGCGTGAGTTTCAGCGTGGAGAAGGGGGAATTTGTCGCGGTCGTGGGTGCGTCCGGCTCAGGCAAATCAACCCTTATGCATTTAATCGGTGGAGTTGACCGTCCCACGTCCGGCAGCGTCGTAGTTGATGGAGTGGAAATATTCAAGCTGAATGAAAGCGAACTGGCGATTTTTCGCCGCCGAAAAATAGGAATTATCTATCAGTTCTACAATCTCATTCCGACTCTGACTGTGCAAGAAAATATCATGCTGCCGTGTCTATTGGACAATCGCAAGCCGGATCCCGACAAATTGCGGACCATACTTGAAACAATCGGGCTGACGGACAGGGCAAAACACTTGCCGAACGAGCTTTCCGGCGGACAGCAGCAGCGGGTAGCCGTCGGCAGGGCGCTGATCAACAATCCCGCGCTCATCCTCGCCGATGAACCGACGGGCAATCTTGACAGCAAATCGAGCAGGGAGGTTATCGACCTTTTGAAGCGATCCAATCAGCAATACAATCAAACTTTGCTTGTCATCACTCATGATGAAAAAATCGCGCGCCAAGCCGACCGGGTTATCACCATCAGCGATGGACAAATCGTCAGGGATGAGGTGTTGCGCCGATGA